The following proteins come from a genomic window of Triticum aestivum cultivar Chinese Spring chromosome 6A, IWGSC CS RefSeq v2.1, whole genome shotgun sequence:
- the LOC123128634 gene encoding probable polygalacturonase: MVETSGGRWRLHLHGQRRSAAAFLAANKTLLAAVWVAGFALVFLWQSASVFVAGGGGGPRPAPAPSRPAPRLRPMAYNLTDFGGVGDGRAVNTRAFERAVETVSAFADQGGAQLNVPPGRWLTGPFNLTSHMTLFLAEGAEILGITDERDWPLMPALPSYGYGRERKGPRFGSLIHGQNLKDVVITGHNGSINGQGEVWWLKHRRRMLKNTRPPLVQLMWSKDIVITNITLRNSPFWHFHPYDCTNVTVSDVTILAPISGAPNTDGIDPDSCEDVLIENCYISVGDDAIAIKSGWDQYGIAYGQPSSNILIRNVTVRSLVSAGISIGSEMSGGVANVTVENVRIWDSRRGVRIKTAIGRGGYIRNISYSNITFDNVRAAIVIKVDYNEHADDGYDRNAFPDITGISFKKIHGWGVRVPVRAHGSNYIPIKDITFQDMSVGISYKKKHIFQCSYIEGRVIGSVFPKPCENLDVYDEQGQLLKSGAVLNSTEVDYDI; the protein is encoded by the exons ATGGTCGAGACGTCGGGCGGGAGGTGGAGGCTGCACCTCCACGGCCAGCGGCGGAGCGCGGCGGCCTTCCTGGCCGCCAACAAGACCCTGCTCGCCGCCGTGTGGGTCGCCGGGTTCGCGCTCGTCTTCCTGTGGCAGAGCGCCTCCGTGTTCGTCGCCGGGGGCGGGGGCGGGCCCCGCCCGGCGCCCGCGCCGTCGCGCCCGGCGCCGCGGCTGCGCCCGATGGCGTACAACCTGACCGACTTCGGGGGCGTCGGGGACGGGCGGGCGGTGAACACCCGGGCCTTCGAGCGCGCCGTGGAGACcgtctcggccttcgcggaccaaGGCGGGGCGCAGCTCAATGTGCCGCCCGGCCGCTGGCTCACGGGCCCCTTCAACCTCACCAGCCACATGACCCTGTTCCTCGCCGAGGGCGCCGAGATCCTCGGCATTACG GACGAGAGGGATTGGCCGCTGATGCCAGCACTGCCATCTTACGGATATGGGAGGGAGCGCAAAGGACCTCGCTTCGGGAGTCTAATTCATGGACAGAATTTGAAAGATGTTGTCATTACAG GACACAATGGTAGCATAAATGGCCAGGGTGAAGTTTGGTGGTTGAAGCATCGCAGAAGAATGCTGAAGAACACGAGACCTCCACTTGTACAACTGATGTGGTCCAAGGACATTGTTATTACAAATATAACGTTGCGGAATTCACCTTTCTGGCACTTCCACCCATATGATTGCACGAATGTTACTGTTTCGGATGTTACAATCTTAGCTCCTATTTCCGGTGCTCCGAACACAGATGGCATAGATCCAG ATTCTTGTGAGGATGTCCTAATTGAGAATTGCTACATATCTGTTGGTGATGATGCAATTGCTATAAAGAGCGGATGGGATCAATATGGGATTGCATATGGGCAGCCGTCTTCTAACATCTTAATACGCAATGTGACAGTCCGATCTTTGGTTAG TGCTGGAATTTCAATTGGCAGTGAGATGTCTGGTGGAGTTGCAAATGTTACGGTGGAGAATGTACGCATCTGGGATTCAAGGCGAGGCGTGAGAATAAAGACTGCCATAGGAAGAGGAGGCTACATCCGCAATATCTCCTACAGCAACATAACCTTCGACAATGTTCGTGCTGCAATTGTGATAAAGGTTGACTACAATGAGCATGCTGATGATGGGTATGACAGAAATGCCTTCCCAgatatcacaggcatatcattcaAAAAAATACACGGGTGGGGTGTTCGTGTGCCTGTCCGTGCTCATGGCAGCAATTACATCCCCATCAAGGATATCACCTTCCAGGACATGTCAGTAGGCATCAGCTACAAGAAGAAGCATATATTCCAATGCTCCTACATCGAAGGCCGTGTTATCGGGTCAGTATTTCCAAAACCATGTGAGAATTTAGATGTCTACGATGAGCAAGGGCAGCTTCTCAAGAGTGGGGCAGTGCTGAACAGTACGGAAGTTGATTATGATATATGA